The nucleotide sequence GGCCAGGCGCGCTCCGAGCTGCTGCCGCTGATGTACGGCCCGGCGGTCATCTCCCTGTTCGAGCAGTTCAAGGGTGTCTGGGACCCCGACAACGGACTGAACCCCGGGATGATCGTCGATCCACTGCCGATCGATGGCAACCTGCGGGTCAGCCCGACACGCACCCCCCTCCCTCTGACCACGGTCTTCCCGTTCCCTGCCGACGACGGCGACTTCGCCAAGGCCACCCGCCGCTGTGTCGGCGTCGGCAAGTGCCGTACGACCACCCCTCGCGGTGACGTCATGTGCCCCAGCTACCGCGTCACTCGGGACGAGAAGGACTCCACCCGGGGTCGCGCCCGCCTGCTGTACGAAATGACCCAGGGCGAGGTCATCACCGACGGATGGCGGTCGACCGAGGTACGCGACGCGCTCGACCTGTGCCTGTCGTGCAGGGGCTGCAGCACCGACTGTCCGGTCGGCGTCGACATGGCCACGTACAAGTCCGAGTTCCTGCACCATCACTACCAGGGGCGGTTGCGGCCGGCCTCGCACTACAGCATGGGCTGGCTGCCGCTGTGGTCCCGACTCGCCGCCCGTGTTCCGCGCCTGGTCAACGCGGTCACAGCGTCCCGCCTGGCGCCCGCGATCAAGCGATGGGGTGGCATCGCCGCAGAGCGCGAGGTCCCCCGATTCGCCGACCGCACCTTCCTCACCTGGTTCCGCGCGCGCACCGCGGAGGCCGACGGACACCGGGGCCCGGTCATGCTGTGGGTCGACTCGTTCAACAACCACTTCACGCCCGACGTCCTCAAGGCGGGCGTGGCCGTTCTCGAGCACGCCGGATACCGGGTCCAGGTCCCGGACGGCATCCAGTGCTGCGGACTCACCTGGATCACCACCGGACAGCTGCGCATCGCCCGCCGCATCGCCGGGCGCACCGTCGCCGCGCTCGCCCCGGCCACCCGCGCCGGAGTGCCGGTCGTGGGCCTGGAGCCCAGCTGTACCGCGGCGTTGAAGACCGACCTGCCCGAACTCCTGGACGGCGACACCGACGCACAGGCGCTCGCCCGGTCCACCGTCACTCTCGCCGAACTCCTCCACCGCACACCAGACTGGCGGCCTCCGCAGGTGGACGCCCGCTCGATCAGCCAGACCCACTGCCACCAGCACGCCACCGGCGGCTTCAGCGCCGACAGCGCGCTACTGGAAGCCATGGGCGTCGACAACAGCGCGCTGAACTCCGGCTGTTGCGGCCTGGCGGGAAACTTCGGCTTCGAACGCGGCCACTACGACGTGTCCGTGGCCGCCGGAGAGCAGGTGCTGCTGCCCGCGGTACGCGCGGCGGCCATGGACACCGTGGTCCTGGCCGACGGCTTCAGCTGCCGCACCCAGATCACCCAACAGACCGACCGCAGCGGCACCCACCTCGCCGAGCTCATCGCCCGTGCCCTGCCTCCGCAGTCCTGATCCGCTGCCCCACCGACTCTTCTCCCCATAGCCGGTTCACCACCGTCTTCGCCACCAGACAAGGACTCACACCGTGACTGACGCACTCTCCCTCGTCGACGACTGGGGCCCCGAGAAGATCGTCGTCGTCTCCCACCAGCGCACCAAAATGAAGGGTGTGCTCGTCATTGACAACACCGCCCGTGGTGTCGGCAAGGGGGGCACGCGCATGAGCCCGTATGTCACCGTCGGGGAAATCGCCCGCCTGGCCCGCGTCATGACCTGGAAGTGGGCCGGTGTCGACCTGTTCTACGGAGGTGCCAAGGCCGGCATCGTCGCGGACCCCGACTCCCCGGACAAGGAAGCGATCCTCCGCGCCTTCGCCCGTGCCCTGTCCAACGAGGTGCCCCGCGAGTACGTCATGGGCCTCGACATGGGCCTGACCGAGGACGACGCCGCCATCATCCAGGACGAACTCGGCGATCGCGGCGCGGCCGTGGGTACGCCGGACCACCTCGGGGGAGTCGCCTATGACAGGCTCGGAGTCACCGGATACGGCGTCGCCGAAGCCGCGGATGCCGCAGCTCAGCACCTCCGACGGCCGCTGACCGGCTCTCGCGTGGCGATCCAGGGGTTCGGCGCCGTCGGTCGTGCCGCCGCCGTACGGTTCGCCGAACTCGGCGCCACTGTCGTCGCCGTGTCAACCGCCCGGGGAGCTCTCCACGATCCCGCCGGCCTTGACGTGAACGCACTACAGGCCGCCCGGGACGAGCACGGCGACGACTTTGTCACCCGCCACTCCCAGGGCTCCGTCATCCAGCCCGGCCAGGAACTCACCGTCGAGTGCGACATTCTGGTACCGGCCGCCCTGCAGGACGTCATCGACGAGACTGTCGCGCACCAGATCAAGGCCGAGCTCGTCGTGGAGGGCGCCAACCTGCCCACCTCCGAGCAGGCCCAGGCCGTCCTCGCCGGACGCGGGATAACCGTCCTGCCCGACTTCGTCGCCAATGCCGGCGGAGTCGTCGCTGCCGCGTACGCCATGGACGCGCGGTACTCCGGATTCCGCCCCGACACATCCACCATCTTCGAAACGATCTCCCAACGGCTGCGCGCCAATGCCGTCACCGTCCTCGAAGAAGCCCGTCGCCGCGCGGCCACCCCGCACATCGCGGGCCGCGGCCTGGCCGAAGAACGTGTCCGCGCCGCTATGCGGAGCAAGGGGCGGTCAGTCCAGTAGCCGACTGGGACTCATCAGCTCCGGAGGGCTGGCCACGCCTGCTCGTCCCCCTGGGCTACAGGCACTGACCTGCACAAACGGAGCCTCCTTCGCCACCGTCGCCGGTGGACCGTCGTCGCTCGTTCCTCGGGCACGTGAAGAACGCGCTGCCACGAACTCGCTCGCGCCGAAGGGCCCGCACCGCCGGTGGCGGCGCGCGGGGCCGGTCCCCGGACACGTTGTCGGGCGGGGGCGACGGTCAACCGCCCCGAAAACGGTGAGTGGTACTCAAGGAACCGGTCGGGGGGCGATTCGGGTTGCCCGCTGCCCTGCGATGGCTCGCGGCCGCGGCGGGATCAACGCATTCCGCTCACCGCGTTCGTCCGTTGACACCTGGGCCCCACTCCGCAGGTGAGCGCCGGCGCGGGTCGCGCCGGCGGCCGTACGACGTCAGGCGCACGCTCTCGCTCACACCGCTGTGTCCAGCGACTCCCGGATCCGGGCCGCGGCCGTCCGCAGGTGGCGCAGGGCGAACTGGGCGGTCGACGTCGGGACTCGGCCGACGGGTACGGTCACCCCGACCGTCTGGCCGACCATCTCCAGCGCGGTGGGCAGGAGCGCCAGCTGGTCGTCCTGCTGTGCGACGAGCTGTGGCAGCGCCGCCACCATGTGGGTCTCCCGCAGCAAGGTGCGCAGGGTCAGGATCGACGTGCACTCCACCCTGTTCTCGGGCAGCGACAGCCCTCGCCGCCACAAGGCGTCCTCCAGTTCGTGACGCAACGCCGTCTGTGTCACCGGCACCACCCATGGGTAGTCCAGCAGGTCCTCCAGAGCCGGTGCGCCGCGGGACAGCACCGGGTGGCCGACGCCGGTGACCAGCCGGATCGGTTCCTGGTAGAGCGTGTGCTGCCGCAGCCGGGACTCCTCCGTCGGCACCAGCCTGCCCAGGGTGAAGTCCAGCCGCCCGGCCAGCAGGTCCTGGGTCAGCAGGTCGGGCGTGGCCTCCCGCACGACCACCGTCAGGCGGGGACGCTCCGCCTTGAGCGCGGCGATGGCCCGGGGAAGCAGCACGTTGGTCCCGGCCAGGTGTGTGCCGATGGTCACCGTGCCCGCCGTACCGGCGGACAGTTCGGTCATGTGCCGCCCGGCTTGGCGCAGCTCGGCGACCACGGTCCGGGCGTGGTCGAGGAAGGCGCGTCCGTGCGGTGTCGGCGTCATGCCGCGCGGGCCCCGTTCGAAGAGCTCCACCCCCAGCAGCGACTCCAGCTCGCGCAGGCCGCGGGTGAGCACAGGCTGCGTCATGTGCAGCTGCTCCGCGGCGCGCATCAGGCTGCCCTGGTCGTCGATCGCGGTGAGCATGACGAGGTGGCGCAGCTTCAGCCTCCCCTTGAGCAGGTCGTCGGGCTGCATATGTGTCTTCCTCGCCCTCGTCACCAGCAGCTATGTCGGTCGGACATATCTCCGAACCGAATAGGCATTATCCAGGCATGCCGCGTTCCCGCAATGCTCTGTTCACCGGAAGGCGCAGCCGACGGCGAACGCTTGGAGGTCATCGGCACATGAACGACGTACAGCCCGCACCCCGGCAGGGGCAGGGGCCCGCGCACTATGTCGGCGGACGGTTCGACGACTCGGGAGCCCGCTTCCCGCTCGTGTCACCGGCCGACGGAACAGTGATCGGCTCCGTCCCGGAGGCCGATTCCCTTACGGTCGACCGCGCTGTCCGCGCGGCACGTGAGGCTCTCGCCGGCCCGTGGGGCGACACCACGGCCGAGGAGCGGTGCGCCGTGCTGCGTCGTATCGCCGACGGCATGGAGGCCCGTTTCGAGGAGTTCGTCGCCGCCGAGGTCGCCGACACCGGCAAGCCCGCCTCACTCGCCCGCAGCGTCGACATCCCTCGCGGCATCGCCAACTTCCGCGCCTACGCCGACCTGGCTTGGGGCCGCGCCGAGCAGTCGTTCGCCACGCCGACCCCGGACGGCGCGGGCGCCCTGAACTACACGGTGCGCCGCCCCCTCGGCGTGGTCGCCGTGGTCTCGCCGTGGAATCTTCCGCTGCTGCTGCTGACCTGGAAGGTCGCCCCCGCGCTCGCGGCGGGCAACGCGGTCGTCGCCAAGCCCTCCGAGCTCACCCCCTCCACCGCCACCCTGCTGGCCGAGGTCATGGATGAGGCCGGCGTCCCCGCGGGTGCCTTCAACCTGGTCCACGGCTTCGGCGAGAACAGCGCGGGCGCCTTCCTGACCGCCCACTGCGACGTGGACGCGGTCGCCTTCACCGGTGAGTCCGCCACCGGTACCGCCATCATGCGGGCCACCGCCGAACGCCTCGCCCCCGTCTCTTTCGAACTCGGCGGAAAGAACGCCGGTATCGTCTTCGCCGACGCGGACTTCGAGGCCGCCGTCGAAGGGACGGTCCGCTCCTCCTTCACCAATGCCGGCCAGGTCTGTCTGTGTACGGAGCGGGTCTACGTCGAACGCGGCATCTATGACGACTTCGTCCAGGCGGTCGCCGAGCGTACCCGTGAGCTGCGCCTGGGCCTGCCCTACGAGGACGACACCCAGATGGGCCCGCTGGTCTCCGCGCTCCACCGGGACAAGGTCCTCGGCTACTTTCGCCTCGCCAAGGAGGAGGGCGCGAGGATCCATGCCGGCGGCGGCGTGCCGGCCTTCGGCGACGAACGCGACGGCGGCTTCTTCGTGGAGCCCACCGTGTTCACCGGCCTCGGCCAGGACGCTCGCGTGGTCCGCGAGGAGATCTTCGGCCCGGTCTGCCACATCGCACCCTTCGACGACGAGGCCGAGGCCGTACGCCTGGCCAACGACAGCCCCTACGGGCTCGCCGCCACCGTGTGGACAACCTCGCTCTCCCGCGCCCACCGCGTAGCGCCCCGCCTGCACTCCGGAGTCGTCTGGGTGAACTGCTGGAACCTGCGTGACCTCAGGACCCCCTTCGGCGGTGTCAAGGCGTCCGGCATCGGCCGCGAGGGCGGCGAGCACTCCCTCGACTTCTTCTCCGAGCCCGTGAATGTGTGTGTGAAGCTCTGATGACCGCCGAGAACACGAGGGCCGACGCGGTGCGGGCGGCGGCCGATCGCCTCGCCGGCGCCCATGCCGACGGCGTTCCCGTCGAACCGGTACGCGACCTCGTCGCCGACGTCGACGCCGCCTATCAGGTGCAGGAGACGCTGACTCGCCGCCGGCTCGGCGAGGGCGGCCGTCTGGTGGGACGTAAAATCGGCCTCACCTCTACCGCCGTACAACGCCAACTTGGCGTGGATTCCCCCGACTTCGGGAT is from Streptomyces hygroscopicus and encodes:
- a CDS encoding FAD linked oxidase domain protein, which produces MTVTAQDAERLDAAAVTEALALGDCGEVRGDAGHRAQYSADASNYRRIPLAVVLPRERRHVLNTLAVCRRLGVPITSRGAGTSTSGQAVGSGVVLDFSRYFNRLLTLDPLARTATAQPGIVLDDLQRAAGEHGLLFGADPSTHSRCTLGGMIGNNACGSHSVAWGRTAENVLELEVATYRGTVLRVGEMTRAEIDEAVAAGDDRGELIAALHRLAEHNLASLRTQLGQFPRQVSGYALEHLLPERRFNLARALVGSEGTLAVVLSATVRLVTPPPARALVVLGYRDACAAADAVPALREHQLLALEGLDRNLTDIVTGAEARKAIDSLPRTRAWLFAELGGQEDELPALAEELTAAAARTEGFTGHEIVTDPVRARQLWRIREDGAGLATRLPDGSEAWPGWEDAAVPPAQLGSYLRQFNGLLARHQLHGAVYGHFGEGCLHVRIDFDFTTDHGTVVFRAFVTEAAELAAAHGGSLSGEHGDGQARSELLPLMYGPAVISLFEQFKGVWDPDNGLNPGMIVDPLPIDGNLRVSPTRTPLPLTTVFPFPADDGDFAKATRRCVGVGKCRTTTPRGDVMCPSYRVTRDEKDSTRGRARLLYEMTQGEVITDGWRSTEVRDALDLCLSCRGCSTDCPVGVDMATYKSEFLHHHYQGRLRPASHYSMGWLPLWSRLAARVPRLVNAVTASRLAPAIKRWGGIAAEREVPRFADRTFLTWFRARTAEADGHRGPVMLWVDSFNNHFTPDVLKAGVAVLEHAGYRVQVPDGIQCCGLTWITTGQLRIARRIAGRTVAALAPATRAGVPVVGLEPSCTAALKTDLPELLDGDTDAQALARSTVTLAELLHRTPDWRPPQVDARSISQTHCHQHATGGFSADSALLEAMGVDNSALNSGCCGLAGNFGFERGHYDVSVAAGEQVLLPAVRAAAMDTVVLADGFSCRTQITQQTDRSGTHLAELIARALPPQS
- a CDS encoding valine dehydrogenase, coding for MTDALSLVDDWGPEKIVVVSHQRTKMKGVLVIDNTARGVGKGGTRMSPYVTVGEIARLARVMTWKWAGVDLFYGGAKAGIVADPDSPDKEAILRAFARALSNEVPREYVMGLDMGLTEDDAAIIQDELGDRGAAVGTPDHLGGVAYDRLGVTGYGVAEAADAAAQHLRRPLTGSRVAIQGFGAVGRAAAVRFAELGATVVAVSTARGALHDPAGLDVNALQAARDEHGDDFVTRHSQGSVIQPGQELTVECDILVPAALQDVIDETVAHQIKAELVVEGANLPTSEQAQAVLAGRGITVLPDFVANAGGVVAAAYAMDARYSGFRPDTSTIFETISQRLRANAVTVLEEARRRAATPHIAGRGLAEERVRAAMRSKGRSVQ